CCCACTCGTACACAGTTCCTCTTACACAAACACTGGATGTTGCCATTAAAAAACCCATATGAAGATTACATTTTTAATTATGCACTATAGAAGGATCTAGATAAGGGGCCAATAATCCATCAAGGAGATGATAATGGATCTGAGAGATTTATAATGTTGAGTTTGAAATCACAAATCAGTgcaaaatgaattaaatatgtCCTGTGTAAAATCACAGAACAAACAGCAGACAGACCCAATTAATCTGAATCAGACTATTGGAACAACAGCATTGTTTTTAAAGCTCCTCCTATTTTTCTCCTCAACTCCACATTTCCTTCCCTCCGTTTCATTGATCAGTACCAGAACTGTTGTGAAGGACCCAAAGCGAGGAAAATCGGGAACATAATTCTTATTACATATAGTATGTTCAAGACATCTGTTCAGGATGTGCATCTCTTCGTCTGTTTTTGTCTATACACATGAATTAGATTTCCATGCTCCGGATCACACAGTGATTAATATGCGGATTCTTATAGGTATTATGTTTGGCTGGGACACTAGTAAATCATAGGCCGCTGTCTGCCTGTCAGCGATCATCCAAATATACACACTTTGTTTGTGGTGTGCTAATCAAAGAAAAATCCTAAATATAAATGTTCAAATCATAATTTGTTTTTCAgttcttgtatgtgtgtgtgtgtatgtataggcTAAGCTACACTCACTGTTTCCAAAGAATGCTGCCTTGGCTGCAACCTATGCCaaaagataacatacagtatgtctatTATTTCACAGGACATCACAGCTGGGCAGTCTCCCATAAAGCACCATACATCCCATTCACAGAGATACGACTAGATCCATAACCATTCCTAAACCATGACATTGTCTGGTGATGCAAAACTATGAAAAACTGGCACGGGTATTGGAATTGTGATCGGAAAACATGACATACCTCATTGCCTTCAAATCAAAGATCCCACATTTGGGCACtcaaattgttggaaaaaaatgtgttttacatTTTCCCTTTGAAAACAAAACTAAAATGACTGCAGTGGAGAGGCAATCTTGGCTGAGAGGACCAGCAGATGATGAGTTATAGAGTAATAAGGCTGCCTCAGCAAAGTATCTGACTAAAATAATCTACTATATTAGAGAATCTGAGTAATCCACCAGTATAGTATTTTTTCAGTTTAGTATCAAATGTTTCCCCGGTGGCCGACGCTTACTCATGGGTTAATATCTACCCTGAACATTATGATAAAGGAATACATTTGACTTTGAAAGGCCCAACAATTAGATAAGAAAGACATATGTCAAAGTCAAATTGTAATGGAGACATGGTGGCACACTGAGCTCTAAAGAGCTGGAGGTTAGAAACATATGTGATACAAGACGCTAGGATCTGTTCTCACAAAAACCTTGAGGTGAGCTCCAACAGTCTCCACTCACCTGCGTTTCTGAGAAAGTGATGCTCATAGTCAGTGATGACCCTGGCATTGGGGTCATAGAATCCATCCCCACAGTCATAGCAGCCATCGGGGATGACATGCAATGAGTCTGTCAGCTGAGgccaggtcagagagagagagagtaagtgacTGGTTATATGTATtgagacaaacaacaacaaaagaagTGACATAATttaagaaagacagacagattgTGGTAAAAACCCATTGAGATAATATATTATATTCCATTGCTATGGTATAGAGACTAAATAGATGATTACCCTAATTCTTTAAATAAAGTTGCACTATGcccccatttcctggttgctaaaactctAATAGCTCCTCTAATTTCAGTTCATGTGACAAAATAAGATGGTGTGGAGAATCATtgcaccatctaaaccactgtgaaatagaTTTTACATAACCAACATTATTTgttgtttcagctgtttgaagctggtgtacaaaaccgaaagtaagacgcaaaaacaaaacttaggAATGGGAAGTATAGAAATGGCGCACAAAGAACATATCTACTGTTTCTTAGACTTTCAAATAGAATGATATATCtacaactcacatttctatgagagtttggtcaggtcgcccaaaacattacatattgccacTGTAAGGATTTGAGGATTTAGTCTGTTTATATTAAAGATGAACCGGCACTGTTTTAGCACCATTAAATCTTATTAAAATCGGTTCATATACACCCTCTGGAAGATTTTCACAGAAAAATAAGCTAAAGTTTACCTGCAGGTTTGAGTCCATTGCACCTCTCAGTGTAGAACTGTCTGTCATAGCCATCACAAAACTCCCAAAAAGAAAGTATACTTTCCCTGTGGATTAAACACTTTGTAGTTTCAGTGATTTAAACACTGTAGTACCCTGCATCAAACTGTTTATATTCAGTCAGAAACGTGCATCTAATGGCAAAACAGGGATATTAGGCAAAAAAGAGACAAACTTGTGTTTGGATTGGGGAATTACATTTTACCACAACATAGGCCTATGTCAATATGGTTGAATTGTCTTTTAATCATGCATCATTTGTTAAGAGATCTAGGCTATGTTCCATATCCTGTGGAGTTTTTACCATGAACAAAGGGTCTGCGCTGGCTCGGAGTAAGGTGTGTTTGGTCATGGGCTTGCTTGCTTGCTAGATCATGTCTAATGGAGCGTAGTAATCATGATAATATTCGAACTGGCTACTATTATGGCTGAGATACGCATGAATGAACGGTTGACCAAAAAGGAATGTCTTTCCTGTGTGGAGCATGCAGAGAGCacatgtagggggagaggtatAGCAACGTAATAATTGCGACAATTAATGTATATCATTGCTAAAGGGGACCAGATGTAATGTCCACTATAACCaatgtgaaacacacacatagacctaCACAAGTATgaagcccccccccacacacacacagtatgctaCACACCTGTTTGGATATTCCTTTCTCCCAAGTTCCTTCATATATGCTTCCATTTGGGAAATGGAGTACACCTTTTCCATGGAACATGTCATTCTTCATCTCCCCAACATATCTGGTCTCTGTGGGGAATTTatactcttctccctccatcctgaAGAACAGAGAAAATGACATATCTAATTCACCAGTGGTGAGATGAGAACAATGAACTTCAACTTGTGCAAGAACtggtgcaagctagctagcttcccAACATTACAATTTTGACACAGACCAGTTTGCTAAATTTCTATGACAAAAATAGGGATTCATTTAGCTGCCATTCTTGAAGCCTCCAGTGTAACTGCTACCTGTGAActccatatttgttattttattgaaAGCTACATAGAACAACTGGGGTTAGTTTAGCTAATAGCTGTCTGGTTTCTGTGGGCGTCACCAGTTAAAGTCATAAACTCCGCATATTTATACAATTTCTCTTATTAATATGTGATTTTTAAACCTAACCGCTGACCTTaatttaagaccaaaaagcacattttcttttccttcacttttaCGATTTGACCAATTTATTTTGTGCCTGTGCTATCTAGTGGGAACCAATTTCTGCAACTAGGCCTGCAGGGTGTT
The DNA window shown above is from Oncorhynchus tshawytscha isolate Ot180627B linkage group LG20, Otsh_v2.0, whole genome shotgun sequence and carries:
- the morn5 gene encoding MORN repeat-containing protein 5, whose translation is MAMTDSSTLRGAMDSNLQLTDSLHVIPDGCYDCGDGFYDPNARVITDYEHHFLRNADDYEHEWIVSTCRKSWDEIVGHSPEKLGHISELDIELQA